aaatatactaaaattaaaaaaaaaatcttttattaatattatactttacatataaaataaatattggaGGCCATAGGTTTCTATAAGTCTTCTAAAGTCCGTCACTAGTGGTAGGCATTGAGCATATCCTAATTTCCATAAAGTGTTTCTAAATTAATAGGGTAGTTACTTTAaagttataactttttaaattaatagttaAATGCATGTATATGcttaatattttaagtatttttttatcaaataaagataaaatttcatttaaaacatataagtaTAGgacacatatttttttatcgaaTCGATTTAATGtgattaaattatgtttaattctACTATTTCATTATGATAATAAAGTCTAtcttaattgaaatttgaatttaccATTCTATATCTATGCCCTCAATTCTTAAGTTTGATATCTCACATAAAGATTTAATATTCTTGCATAAATATGATATTCTTATGTTAATATCTCATTCCTTTaataatgaatgaattaaacatattaatatattttttaatttccaaaTCCAAATGCCGTAATACTCTAAAGTATTCACCTAAGTGTTTTATCTCCTTTTTTTTCAATAGTTTTTTAAGTTCTCTTCTACCAATCCCTTCTATAACTACTatgtatttcttttctcttttttgtgtGTTCTTTCACACAACCCCCTTCGCaacataaaatcatttaattagtTATTCTCTTgcaataactatttttaataacattattttaactttaatggaCTTTTATAAACAACTCTCCTCAAGACTtgataaagtaaattaaaaagaaatggatattttgatagaaaacacaaaaattattGTGTACttaataagtaaaattatttacaaaaacatgtttaatgtTACTTTTGTATACacctatatatattataaatccaAAATGAAAAATCCCCACTTAATGCATTTTAAACTTCTATAACTATTActtgttattaattttgtaaaattttaatttatatatacttcccctcttttaaatatatttttatcatcacattatataacaaaaaatcttgataaataaactttaaattttaatacaactcttaaaatctaatttataagTAAACTCgctttatatttgtaattaatggaagatttcaaaaagataattatgtttatatatatatatatatatatatatatatatatatatatatatatatatatatatatatatatttcaaatttgagactataaattaattattcaataataGTCTAATAAAGAATCACATGATAAATTtagtaaacaataaatttattttgttagaataggataaaaatgattttaatacaaatttaataactGAACTTATCATAAtgtcaaagaaaaattaaagttttattctgaaggtaaattaaacttttttttattaagatacattccattaaaaatcattatatgCGTTGTTTCTTAGAATGTTATCGgaaattgtaaaagaaatagTATATATAGTTGATGATCGaagatgataaagaaaataaagtctAATATAAGTgaatatatacattaaattataaaaaaattagtagtATACTTTgaacttttcttctctcttatcatttgctttcttttattaattagctCTTCATCTTTATCTAATTATTTGTCTCCCAGTTGTCACTTTCTTTGTCTTCTACTCTCACTCTTAGATTCTCTTCTATTTGTCTTTACTTCTATTTTGCACTTCTACTGTCacttagattttctttttactttttatttttctgtgaaGTCAAAATGTACTTTAGATATAAATGTAACtcacttataatttttaatattgtgaaATACTTCAAATATATTCACCATAAACCGATTACCCATAAAGGAAGAAACGATAATAGAGTAATCAATAAAAGGAAACAACTCAAAGTTTAACAAAGAAATAGACAATAATTCATTATTGCTCAATTCATGTATTTGACAAATTCTacatctaaaataaatattgattatacAAACAACTGTTACAATAGTTTTCTATTTCCCTGAATTATATCTATACAGTATGGTTCACAGTTATCACTATGTATTATCTATCAAGGTCATCTTTTTAAGACGTTCTCTCATGTTGTTCTTTTAAGTCTGTCCAATCAATCAGGATGTTTTCTTAGGACTTCTTTCCAGATTGGACCGTCATTAGATCAACGAAAGGTAAAGGCTCATCacaactaatataaataaaggtctAAAATGATTTTAGCATCACGATGCATAATATATGCATTACTTGTTGAGTCAACCATTCGTTATATTATTAACTTGAACGTCAGAGTACTTTTGATAGGTACCCACCTACACGACTTGGACAAGGAGGAGGGAGAACGAATATGTAACTTGGAAAATGGAGAATGATTAGAACATCTACCTGGTCTTCAAAACAACCTGAAATGCTTTGAGTAAGGAACTTCAACCttataccaaaaaaataattttttgttgttgttatgagttaacttataaattataaggTAACTCActtgatatttaatattatggAATACTTCAAATAATTTACTATAAACCGATTACCTCATAAAGgaagaaataataatagaataatccATAAAAGGAAACAACTCAAAGGTTAATAAATAACTGAACAAGAAATAAGTATTGTTCAAATTTTAATCTacatctaaaataaatattgattataaaaacaaatgcaatacaaactttctttttttcagtgAATTATCACTTAGTTAATCTGTTATTAGTTAAACTTACAActttaagttaaataaaactGGTAATGCAAACTATATTTCTAAAACataattgtcataattaaatttcgtaaatcacacttaaacaatatttgtattattgaaTCTGAAATGTGATGTAAGGGGACTCTTTAAATGATACAAATCCAAGAAGAATGTTTTGATACCATCAAACATTCTGGAAGACAGATATACATTAATCTAAATAGATATACATGAACCATCAAACAATATCTATTATCAGACaatctaaaaattttaataatttttttttaccaaatcttcaaaagaaagaatttaTCCATTGCTATTTTATcagaaattatagaaaatataggtttcaaaataattattataaagattaacttaatcattatttcaaaatagttgatttataatatattaccaTAGAAAATATATGTGAGTAATGTGTAATGGATTGTAATATTTAAGTGTGTATTTACTTTTAGtgcttaaataatttatttatagtttctttaattttgaaatatgattaaaaataaaataaaaatacaaaatgtgtTACGAATtattatagataataaaaacatatcttAACGAAATTAAGTTACAACAGTAAAGAATCCAACAGCCCTGTTAAGATTGGCCTCAACATGTCACTGTAATCCTTAAAGAATCTCAATTTTGTTATGTGAGACATTTTCATCGCATTGTCTTGTATGATTCTATTTGCTTTTGCTTATTTTCAAAAGGCTTTGTTACCATTTTCTCTGTATCCTTATATAAAGGCATTGCACATTCAGTTATTCACTCAAACACCTTGCAGTTTTCTACAAATTCTCAAACGAATGAGGATTTTTCACAACCTCGCATTTTTTGTTCTCACCTTCATCTCCTTCAATCCTTGTAATGCAGAACAAGCACAGACTATTCTAGATGCCCTTAGCAGTAACCATTTCTTacagaaaatatatgaatgGGGAAATGGTGCACAAGGATTCCAAGAAGCTCAGATTCAATTTTCAGGTCCTATAGTGCTGGCAGGAGTGTTGTGCTTCATTGCTTCTTCTATATCCAGTGCTGGTGGCATTGGTGGTGGTGGACTTTTCATTCCCATATTGACTATTGTGGCTGGTCTGGACCTCAAAATAGCTTCAAGTTTGTCAGCTTTCATGGTCACAGGAGGGTCTGTTGCAAATGTCATGTGCAATCTTTGTGCCACAAGCCCTAAATTTGGTGGCAAGTCATTGATTGACTATGACATAGCACTTTTGTCAGAACCATGTATGCTGCTAGGAGTGAGTGTTGGAGTTATATGCAACCTTGTATTCCCAGAATGGTTGATTACTATGTTGTTTGCTGTCTTTCTCACTTGGTCTACCTCAAAGACCTGCAACAGTGGAGTGGTGTTTTGGAAGATTGAATCAGAAGAAAGGAGGAAAAAGCATGGATTTGAGGGGCTTGAAAACAGACTATTAGAACATGGGAATGAAGTAAGGGAAGGGGGAGTTCAGgtgaacaaagaaaaagaagagatgaaaagtGTTGAAGAACAGGTTCTGGTTCCTGAAGAAAATATCAGGGTGAGAATCCCTTGGCTGAAATTGGTGGTCTTACTCTTGGTCTGGTTCActttcttctccctttatctTCTTCGTGGCAATAAATATGGACAGGTtagatttttctcttccttacTTTTTGCTTGTAgtgattttatatattcattaaacCTGGTTAATTTACTTGAGATACTATGATTTAACTCTGCAAGTTTTCCAATGAGTTTTACCGGCTGCACCCTTTTTCTATTCTTTGTTGATTATAATGTTTCTACCCATTTACAATTCATTTTTGCAATTGTCCTTTTAATCCTTCACAGCACTTTACTACATCCAATTGTTTTTGATTTACGATTCCAGTTTTTTTACAGTTTACTCTGTTTGTACTAATCTCTTCAATCTTGGATTGTTATTTCAGAATTGATTTTCTTGAATCTGATTGCATGAGTTGAACTTGTAAACTTTACAAAGTTAATTTTCAGTTGTTAGATCAGTGACAGATGTGTTAGTATAGTTTAGGTAATTACATCTTTGGTTACCGAGTTTAATTCTGAATCTGGATTTGGCATTTGTGCATTATTGGGATTCTAGTTTTTGCAAGTTCAGATTGATTCTGTTTTAGTATTTTACCCAATAGGGGATTTTTGGTTCTGCAAGTCTTTTAGCTCAATTGTTATGTTTAGGATCAATTTACATTGCATTGGCTGTGTTTGCATCAGTAGCATATTAGTTAGATTATCTTAGCGCATATAATCTGAAGTCACAGTATACAATCTAGGTTGTCAAGCTAGTTGCTACCAACCTTGCTTAAATTTTGCATTGCAATTCTAGTGTTATCATAATATTGTAGACTTGTTTGAACCATTGCATCTGTACTTCATCTCCTTAGTTTGCATCTAGCAACCAGTATAGCATACCGTATCAGCATTCAAAAATCCTGACATGTGTACCAGTGTTGTTAAACTGTAAAACGTGGTTTCCATCTGTGACTTATAGTTCTGCACATACTATACGTGTTCAGATGGCATCTTTCATTCATTCTTATCATATTAAACTTGTTATACTCATTGCATGTGCATATTCTGCATTAGCACCCAAGGAAGGCAGAATTGGCTTTGAACCAGTGTTCATAAGCTGTCAAAGCTGCCAGACTTGGTTTCCACaaatgattttcattctttgcATCCTTCTTTGTTACCCAACTGCATATTTTGCATTATTAGGATATAGTGGACATGTTTCATACATTCTCATCTGGAATTCTTTGAGGACTTTTTCTTCGTTTTAAATAGCCAGGCACATTCCATTGCACCATTCTAATAGTTTTAAGTTATCATTCTCAGTATCTAACCATTCTAAtaacatttcaccatgcattAGGTATACTAATAGAGGATAGTGTAGAATTGAGGAAGaagttaaaaatgatgaaaacatCTTATCTACtttctgtttttcattttaaaatagttttggaAACCGTCTTCAAAATTTAGTAAACTTTAGATGAGAAATTGATGCTAagtaacatataattaaatagattttaaaagcaaaaattgagagaaaaacaaaatcctcATAATTATgttgtctattttttctatcttttgttgtGATTAAGTCTTTTCATTCTATTATAGCTGTTATATGTACTTTTTGTAAAGTGATATTAATTCCTTTAGTTTGGAGATGTCACTATATTATGCATTTGATGACTGAACTTGTGATGAAATTGCTGAAACAATAGAGTATCATTCCAATGGAGCCATGTGGTGTGGGATACTGGATTCTTTCATCAGCTCAACTCCCTCTTGCCATGTTTTTCACTGCGTGGATTGTGTACAGAAAAGATAGCCATCAAGATGAAAATCTCATGCCCGAGGTTTTTAAAAAACATCATACACTGAAAACTAATTCTTGAATGTTGCTTAAAGTTACAACCTCATTCAGTCAAATTGGATGCAGGACCCATGCCTATCCTCAAGAGGACCCTCAAACAAGCTTATATTTCCAATAATGGCATTGCTAGCAGGGATATTGGGTGGTGTCTTTGGAATTGGAGGTGGAATGCTGATAAGTCCACTTCTTCTGCATGTTGGAATAGCTCCTGAGGTTAGCTCCATGAACATATGAACAT
This genomic stretch from Vigna radiata var. radiata cultivar VC1973A chromosome 7, Vradiata_ver6, whole genome shotgun sequence harbors:
- the LOC106768973 gene encoding sulfite exporter TauE/SafE family protein 2, giving the protein MILFAFAYFQKALLPFSLYPYIKALHIQLFTQTPCSFLQILKRMRIFHNLAFFVLTFISFNPCNAEQAQTILDALSSNHFLQKIYEWGNGAQGFQEAQIQFSGPIVLAGVLCFIASSISSAGGIGGGGLFIPILTIVAGLDLKIASSLSAFMVTGGSVANVMCNLCATSPKFGGKSLIDYDIALLSEPCMLLGVSVGVICNLVFPEWLITMLFAVFLTWSTSKTCNSGVVFWKIESEERRKKHGFEGLENRLLEHGNEVREGGVQVNKEKEEMKSVEEQVLVPEENIRVRIPWLKLVVLLLVWFTFFSLYLLRGNKYGQSIIPMEPCGVGYWILSSAQLPLAMFFTAWIVYRKDSHQDENLMPEDPCLSSRGPSNKLIFPIMALLAGILGGVFGIGGGMLISPLLLHVGIAPEVTAATCSFMVFFSSTMSALQYLLLGMDHIETALMLAIICFVASLIGLLVVQRAIQSYGRPSIIVFSVSIVMTLSVVLMTSFGMIRTWKDYVSGRYMGFKLPC